The genomic region caagggggccaaataatattgcaggccacacttttcagttttttatttgataaacaagtttgacacatccaataaatttcattccacttcatgattgtgtcccacttgttgttgattcttcacaaaaaattagaattttatatctttatgttttaagcctgaaatgtggcaagaggttgaaaagttcaagggggccgaattcTTTCACAAGGTACTGTATGTCATTCATTCTACTGCTAGAACTTTAGTAGAAATCATGAGTTCAGCATATACATCTATATGTTACCATGGTGATCTGGTCAGGCTTAAATAGAAGCCCCTTCAATAAACCAGTAACTCCTACGGTTTTTTGTAGACTAGacattttgacctttttttttttcaataaaatattttgtctgCAAAGCAAAGGAGCTTAAATCAAGACATGTGCACACAAATGTCAAagagaaatgttttcaaatgtaaCTACAGAAATGTGTTGGGAAGAACAAATGTTACATGGCAGTACTGATGAAGACATGCTTGTATTTTGTactcattaaaaatgtttcctaAATCATCATTCATCAGTCTCTAATCAAGTGATGCACAAATCAAAGTGTTAAAGTCATGGTTACCTTCAGCTCAGCATTGCTCTCTGCATTTTTGAGCATGTGCAGTAGGAACTCTGCACTTTTCTTGGGCCAGCGACCCTGGGTCCAGCCGAACTGTTTGGCCTGTAAACAACAAAGTGTTTAGAAGAGCCGCATCCTTTCATTTAGTCTGAGAATTTACCCTAATGCTGCTCAGACTAAGAGTTTGGTTTCATCATTAATCCAAAGGTGTCCTAAGATAGTCATCAGGGCAGCCCTCAACTCATCTCTAAGTGTTGGTTCTGATTCTAACCTGAGCACAGCGTCCAACACCACCATTGTAGCGACGGAAGGGGACACACTGGTGCTTGACGATGACGTCCCTCAGGTACTTGTTAGCTTTGCGGATGTGCATGCCCTTGATGGCCTGGGCTGTCTCACGGGTGTTCTGTTCAAGGAAAAATGAATAATAGTTGAATTTAAAGCTGTTTTACCAAGAGACCAGAGAGAAATCAGAGGAAATTAAACAAATCTCAACCTTGTAAAGTCCAACAATCTGTCCAAACTTTCAGATGGGTTCCTTGATTCAGACCTGCGTTTGTCTGCAACTCTGAACTGGAACTTTACAAACTAGACCTGATCCGGTTCTAGAATAAGACTGCAGAACTGACTCCTCTACACTGCCTCATTTAACCTTTTCTCCAGGTAACTCAACATGGTGCTCTAAGTTTAAACATCTTCATTATTCCtattataataaaacaacattaagaTGGACATAAAACACGAGTTTCAGATGAAGGTGCAAACTAAACCATGGAGAAAGCAGAAAATCTACAAttaaatttagtgttttaaaacTGACACATCTGGACATTCATTCCCTTGTTTGTGCAAACACCAGACCATCACCAAAAACAATTAATGGATGGAAAATTCAGATCAACATAGTTGATAAGTTAACAGGTTTAATTAAGCTTGTTGGTTTCATCAACAAACCTCTCTTACAAACCCAAACGCCTCCAAGGCGGCGACGGTGCTTGTGCCCTGCGAGCTTCTCATGATCTAACCAAGTAAAACTGTTTAACATGATCTCACTGCctttatttcaaacagaaaagcaGCTGCTAATATCAGAACTAGGGAGGTGATGGTAAAGTCAGGAAAAATTTGATCAGTTTGAAACCAGAACTTTATAATAACTTGAAATCAGTAACCAACCTGTAGAACCAGAGCATTCAACAACTGATGTTGACTTTCCCTTCACTATAGCAACCTTAACAGGTCAACCTCATATTCGACAGATTCTGACAAACTCTCTATAAAATCTTATTTTTGTGCCgtctgtaaaatattaaaacaaagttaTATACATAGAAATGAATAACATTTGCCTCAGCAGCAATGATCTCCTAATTCTACAGATACATGGAGTAAAAGGAAGGTGTCTGAAAGTCCTAGAAGCAGAAAGCTTCAGGACTGTCTGGTCCAACAGCAGAGCAGCTTACCTTGAAGTGAACCCGGAGGTTGGAGCCCCTCGCCTTgcatgctgaaaaaaaaaccagaacaaAAATGACAAAGCAGCAGCCAACTGGACACTGACTGCCTCTTTACTCTGTAGCTCAGGTTTTTACATCAAGTTATTTTCACGGCTAACTCAAAGGTGTCCTAAGAGTCATCACAGCCACCGAACCAAGCTCCAGAACCAGCTGCAGGCTTTACTCACATTTGGTGGGGTTCTCTGGGTCAAGAGAGTAGCGGACCATTTTCAGACACCTGCAACAACACAAACATGGTCAGGTTTTCATTGAGCCCCCTCCTTTAGCCCAGCAGAACTACAGGCTGCTGTTAGCTAACTATTCAGTTTCTGTAAAACAggtaacaaaaaaactaaatcaccgaaaaataaataatctagTAGTACCTCAATAAAAAGAGAACTCTGCTGCCAATAATCCGTATACACAGCCTATTATGGTTCTATTAACACATGCAGCCAACATGGCGGAGAGCGGCGGTAGCGACCTAACCCGGCTTCCTCAcactttttaacataaaatccaCCATCTACGCATTCAAACACCGACATACAACACAAACGTAGCTGTCTATTCTCTAAGCATAAAACGCATCTGCTTAAAGGGTAGGATGGAGAAGATTTAGAAGCGATTGAACATAGATTGTAGTACTTGAACGAACAACTTCGGTCCTTACCTCTGAGGCCGCAGTGGGAAGAGGAAGTTCCGCAGCCTGTACTCCTCTTCTTCTGCTTCCTCTACGTTTACCGCTCCCTGCTGGTCAGGAGGAGGCAGTGATTTCAGAATGAAATCGGTAGAACAAGGGGGTAAGTGTGAGTGAggtgttattttaataaaaaaataaaaaaaatgttaaattgtttttttctgtataaaTGTAACATCAGTAACTAAATATGTGAAGACTAAAAGCTTATTTTCAAACAACTGTCTGATTTCTATCAGAAGCAATAGACAACATTAAATGAATGGAAAAGGACATTAGAGGTAATTAAGGTTTTACAAAGTTTGTCCTCAGAAAGTTAGCGTAGCAGAGGTTCGGAAATGCATTAATTCTCTTTAAAAACCTTTGATAAGACTTGATTCCAATATTAGTTGCTGTATTTAAAGAGGCCATAAACAACAGGGAATTACCACCAACTCTTTGTCAAAGTCTTATTAAAATTGtcgcaaaacaaaaaaagatcaataaagtaaaattttgagacaatatgtttatttaatagTGACTCAAACATTTTTGCTCTGATCTTTGTTAAATGGTTATAATAAGGCATAAATGATATCACTGAGGAACAATCAGGTTTTATGCCTGATAGAAACATATGCAATAATATTCAACAGATTTTGGACATGATTGactataataaatatattttagacaTTAGTTTTATTCTATTCATTAACTCttataaatcatttaaatcgataagtcatttatttatgtttaaaactttccaatatatttattttgggaACTGGTTTCTGAGAGCGGTCCAAACTCTTTATAAAGGTTAGAACAGCTCTGTCGGACTGCTCTACAAAACAACTCCAAGATTAGACATTAGTTATGGTTTAAGTCCTCTTAGCCCTTTCCTGTTCATTTTTGTTGCACATATAATGGTTATactcataaaaaaaaagtttatttcaagGTATTATGGCTGGTGACAGAGAATATAAAGTATCCAAGCTAGCAGATGATGCAATTATTATTTTGTCTAATAAACATGAGGTAGCCAAAGCTGTAAAATGTGTAAAGATGTTCTCTAGAACATCGGGTctaaaaatgaatcaaaataaatctgtgCTGTTGCCTTTTAAAGAATGTGACCTGTCAGAGATACATGGTACCCCAGTAAAAGAAATACAGTAACATACTTAGGCATATCAGTAAAAAGCATGAAAAATCTTGCAATAATTTAAATTTTGATCCAATAGTACGTTGAGCTGTCTATGTGTCCCTATTATTGGGAATGCCCATTAAAACTTGCAAAAACTGGCTAAAATCTTCTTCACCTTCATGTAGAGAAATAAATGTCATTTTCTAAGAAAACACAATACAAAATGAAGGTTTGGAGGTCCTAAGCTTTTACatgttaaaaaatacttttcacattaaATGGCTGACAAAATCAATTAAGAGATAGATACTATTTGGAATGATTTCCCAAAATGTATATCTAATTCAGTTGGAGGAGTTCATCTCTTATTAAAATCTCAGAAGTTACTGGTAAAATTAGCAAATTTTCATAAACAAGCTCTGCTGGCATGGAAATCGCATATGCAGCATGTAGGAGCATAATGTTTCACCACCAAACTATTACATTTGAAATAACCAAACTAttcaatataaaaacaaatagtcATATAACAAACAATTATTTACTTTCACAGCTCATGAGGAATGATGGACAGTTATTAATATATCCACCTATCCACCCATCTGTACAAGGTCACGGGGGGAGCTGCTGCCTATCTCAAGTGGTGtacgggcaagaggcagaggacaccctggacaggtcacctgttcatcacagggcaacacagagacacatacatacacacattcaaACCTAAGGataatttagagaccaattaacctaacagtcatgtttttggccGGAGTAcctagagagaacccacgcatgcacgaggataatatgcaaactccatacagaaagagtCATTAATATATTATGTATTAATTTCTAAACTTGGCATACCTCTAACACAAAAAGAATATCATGTGATCTTTAATTCTGTTCCAAGAAATGTATTacaggtttttaaaataaaagctctgTAACTGAGCTTCACACGACTGATCCTGGTGATAGAGATATTAACATCACAAAACACACATGTTCAAAAATATTCATTAGAAATCTTATAGTACATATGCCTGTTCCTTGAGTTACGTTTGGCTGGACATCGATTTATGGTGATAAAAAATGTGGCTAATTGGGAATacagttttctttacaaataaaatcaaatacatACCTTGGACATTCATCCACACAATATacccaacaaaaaacattagaaGGATTTAAAATGAGCATTGAATACTCCTGCAGTTTGTGTGGTATAGATGAGAAATGTAtatcacatttgttttattactgcCTATACACAAAAATGTCTTGGTTGAATGTATTACATTATGTCAAAAAAATGGGACAGACTGCAAGAGAAGAACATGTTTCCTTGTTTTGAAGACAAATggaaaatcctttttttgtacaaattctgtttttctttggcaAATTCCACATTCATAAAAGATGATCTGATTCCAAATcaagttaaacacatttttaacaggAGTTATACTAATACAGCATCAATATTCAAGGCCTGGAAAACCAAAAGGCATTGAAACCTTATTTAGCAAAAGATATTTGTTTAAGATGTGTTCTTTACTTTCGTATTTTACTTACTTTTTGtactgttcatttatatattttggagatatttttttttgcctgtcTTAAGCAGTAACAGTATTGTATTGTTATGTGTATTGATGTGAATaaagcaatatttaaaaaaaaagaaggcagggatctgcttcttcttctatttttcttcttctgcttcttctgcttcttcttATTGGGTGTGTTTGGCAGTTGGTAAAAATCATATGGTGTGCATTACTGCCAACAATTGGTATGGCGTGTGGGGCAAAATATcaatttattttgtgtatttactGTTCATAATCATATCTTTCTAAGTTTTGTTTTCCTGAAGAACTAGAATTTGTATTTCTTGcattaaatgtttctttaatcTTTCTAAATTCATCCATCATACAACATGCCTCTGACATACCAGTACTTCATGTATTGTCTCACTCTCACCACACTGTCGACAGTTTCCTGTATCATGTCGACGTATTCTAAATAGTTTATTGTTGAGTTCAGTGTGTTCAATCTTACTGTCGTTAAAAATGTCTCTTCTCTTCTGTTTCTCCTTCCTGTTCTCATTTCCAGAAGGCAGTGACCAGATGGGTCGGAACAACATAAACACAACATTAGCGAAGGGAATAAAACACAACTGGTTCAGTTTGATCGGACACTATCTATGGGCCTTTCTGCTACTGTGGAAACAGACACATACTGATGATCTCTTAGAATTCATTGACTCTCTTTGACCTATGATTGTTTCTGGCTCTTTCTAAATTTGTTGACCtagtaaataaacaaatgaatatcTCCTTGAACATCTCTCTGAAAAAATGCAAACAGCAATGAAGTAACCACAGCCATGCTGCTAAACATTTTGGGCAGAGTTAGCATTACTGAACCATTAGATGAGGGCTATAGAGCTGGTATTAGAAGGCacaacaaagagatagcaaagAATCTTCACATATTGTCCAGAATAGTAGACTGTGTGAAATTTTGTGGGGCCTTAGAGTTGTCTTTATATGGTCATGATGAAGGTTAGAGCTCTGTTAGTGGGTTGGTGGATTGTGTTACCTCTCTGGATAGAGCTTTGACAGAtaagatagactttattgatctcacaatggagaaagaGCACCTTGAGACTGCCActgtttttaaagatacttcaaaattagaacaaaataaGCGCTTGGTCTGCGTGTTGTCTGTAGCAAGGGAGCAAATAATCAAAGAAGATCAAAAGAGTGTTTTAGGATATTTTAACACAGTCTCAACATGTGCTTGTACTACGCCACATTGATGTCAAACATCATGTGCAGGAAAGAGTTTATTCCTCTGCGGTGATCGGCTGAGTCAGTCTGTTGCAACTGCGTTAACAGAGCATCTTTCTGCCATCATTCCTGTGGATCAGATCAGTAAGCTAATCTGCCAGGTGTATGATAGAGTCAGTGTGATGAAGGGTCCCACTGCAGGTGGTTTAGGATTGAACACTATACCCAATGCACAAGTCACCTCTTACATTTCCAAGGTGAgaatttcttttctgaccctGGTGGATTTGCCCGCTTTATTTCTAGATCACCTGAGTGTACAGCCGTTCTTAATAAAACGGTGGCCCATAGACCTGAAACATCCAGTCATGTCAGATTGAACTTTCAGTCAACATTATGTTTGAGCACAGACAGGTTCACAGAGAGGACAGAGAGGATCTCATTCAGTGTTGTTGTGACTCAGACGACTTTGACCCCAGTACCATCAGGGAGGCAGGAGCATCAGGCATGCTGCTGAAACATAAGGACTTTAAGTTCTTTCTGGAAATTTTTCACCACATAATGCCACATGTGGACCTCCTCTATGCCAAGCTCCAGAAGAACATTGACCGTCCACATCAAAGGGACCATCCAGCAGTTTGAACAGGACATACAAAACATCAGGTAATAAGTATTCCTGTTagtaatatgaatatttttttcatcatcATCAATAATATTGTGACTCCTCTTTATCCTTCACATTCTCTCCATTCCATGGGTAAACAAAGCAGTGAGACTTTACCAGCACAGAGGCGTCGGGTCCTCAGTTCAGAGTATCGTCAAAGTGTTGCAGAAGAAGTGATTTTATGTTGTAGTAGTTTGTCACTGTCCATGTTTCACTGGAGGTTGTATTGTTTGTTAGAGGagaatgtgttttaaaatagtatttaaaatatatcattgtcctgttgcatCACCTGGTCACCACCATTACCACGTGGAAGTGTGATTAAGATATACCAGAGGTATGTGGTGCCTTGTGGTGACTGTCCAAACTggatgaactttttcacatttcacaagaacatattttattaggattttatgtgacagacacacagaggcatagagcataattgtgatgtgagataaaaaaaatgttttatttgtgaatctgtggcaagacttgaaaagtgatgttcacagatgttctccatccactctgaatgagcttgagctattttgccaGAAGGATGGACAAAATgtttagtctctagatgtacaaattAAGCAGACATACTCCAGAAGGCTTGGAGCTGTTACAGCGAAAGGTACTTCTATTCACAGGTGCTGTCTACAGATGTACGCcacactttttccatttttatttgtaaatagatTGGGAACAATATGTCCACTTTAGAAATATGATCTGCTTGTGTTGGTCAATgacctaaaatcccaataaaatagtCAATTTTGTGTTGGTGGTATGATTACATGTGAACAGGTTCAAGAGCTATGAACCACTCTGTACATTTTGAGAATGCATTAGGAAAAAGTAGAAATAATACCTATtctgtgtaaataaaataaagaacaacaCTGTGCAGCACATGTTAAAGCCAGTTATTGATTTATTTGGTATTCATGTTGAAACCAGTTACATATAAAACCCTGTGTGCACTCCCATCAAGTCATGCACAGCATTGCACTGTAAATATGCCACAGCTCGACACGTTGTGTCTacgtaaaaaaataaggatattatttacaagaaagaaaacagaCTTTAGTTTGATCCTGCAGAAAAGGTCTTTAGAGTGAGGAAACAACCAGGGTTCATCCTTTCACAATACACAGTCATTGTTCTGGGTTGTTCAGTCAGAGGTGGCagtggagaaaagtatctgaaCACTCAGCCCCGATAACTTGCGGCATGTTGAACAATGTGTGCAGGAAAAGCTGATATCTAGAGCAGCAGTTTGTTGTCACAAAGTACCACCAGTGGTCATTCAGAGTCCGAAGGAGTGCAGACCACAAGGCTCAGATGAGCTGTGTGTTCAAGAAACTGTTCCAGCTCTGGAATGTTagatttcctttttatttcttatgtCTGATAAAATTTGGTCTGTCCCATTCTGCAGAATATTTCTTTGTGTAGTAAAAACCCATTTCCAGAGCTTGGATGAATTCTAGCAGACAACAGGTATCTACAGGTACATCACAGTAAATTAGAATCTGTGCTGCTGAGGtttgtttgtcagatttaacCTTTTGGAATGAacttttaagcaggtattaaacatcatttttattaagcccacatttctgtaataaaaatgttttttgtgctctcatgtaatattctaaacttaaatgtcatgttttcattatcaGAAAATCCTAATAATTAACAGATACAGAAGTATAGGCATGAAATCATTATTCTGTGTGGAAATAATCTATATAAAGTGatggagttactgaaataactaaacgtttcaacaatattctaatttattatgaCGCATTTCTAAATTTCTTTGAACCACTTTAGGATAAAAATCTaactttcttttattatcaatCATTAATAAATCCTGAATTTAAATGGACGTTATGACTGGAGTTGGTGATGTGGAGCCAATCCCACAGCATTGTCGTCTCGGACAAGCTGTCCATTAGCTCCAAATGGAAGAAATTCTACACTAATCCCAGCGTGAAACTACCAGACTCACATGAGCTCTGCATGTggagaaaaacatgaacatccacAAAGCAACAACGCTGGGAAAGTTCCTATAAAATCTTTTCTGTGTGAGCAGTTCCAACTGAAACAAGGAGGCACCTTTGCAGAATCTTTTTATTATGTTTGCTGTGACCCCATTTCCACACTCCAGGGTTAGGGTTACCATTGCTGGTGCTGTGTTGTTCTCAGGTTGAGTGGACTGTCTGATGGTCAAAGAAACTGTGCTTTTACAGATATACCCTAAAGCCTGCTAAGCAGTTGGTTTGATTTATGTGAGAACTTACATGAAGTGATAAAAACATCCAGCCAACTGAAAACAGACCAGCTGTTTCAAAGAA from Girardinichthys multiradiatus isolate DD_20200921_A chromosome 8, DD_fGirMul_XY1, whole genome shotgun sequence harbors:
- the rpl17 gene encoding 60S ribosomal protein L17, with protein sequence MVRYSLDPENPTKSCKARGSNLRVHFKNTRETAQAIKGMHIRKANKYLRDVIVKHQCVPFRRYNGGVGRCAQAKQFGWTQGRWPKKSAEFLLHMLKNAESNAELKGLDVDSLVIEHIQVNKAPKMRRRTYRAHGRINPYMSSPCHIEMILTEKEQIVPKPEEEVAQKKKVSQKKLKKQKLMARE